A section of the Clostridium felsineum DSM 794 genome encodes:
- a CDS encoding TIGR03905 family TSCPD domain-containing protein encodes MHIYKTKGVCSSEIHFDVEDNIIKKVDFLGGCPGNTLGVSKLIEGMSVDDAITRLKGIDCRGKGTSCPDQLSKALEELKHNA; translated from the coding sequence ATGCACATATATAAAACAAAAGGTGTTTGCTCCTCAGAAATCCACTTTGATGTTGAGGATAATATAATAAAAAAAGTTGATTTTTTAGGAGGTTGTCCTGGAAACACTTTAGGAGTAAGTAAATTAATAGAAGGCATGTCTGTTGATGATGCTATAACAAGATTAAAAGGAATAGACTGCCGCGGCAAGGGAACTTCTTGTCCTGACCAACTTTCAAAAGCGCTAGAAGAATTAAAACATAATGCATAA
- a CDS encoding aspartate aminotransferase family protein, whose product MSKSYLMNTYGRFDVTFEKGEGTKLYDKEGNEYLDFVSGVAVNCLGHCNPVIVNTIKEQSSKLMHISNYYWNENAMKLTEILCKNSDFDKVFMCNSGTEAIEAGLKLARKYGSIHGGEEKKEIIYMENSFHGRTMGALSVTGQPKYQESFRPLIGDVKSVKFNDEQDIKIKISKNTAAVIVEPIQGEGGIIPAKKEYLKLLRELCDENGAVLIFDEVQCGMGRTGKLFAYEKFGVVPDIVCIAKALGGGFPIGAMVAKENVAASFVPGDHGNTYGGNPLACAVATSVLGELIDKKIIEVNVNEKSGYLFDKLKKLKEKYHIISDVRGMGLLVGVEIKSDIKKIINTCFENKLLLITAGANVIRFLPPLNVSFEEIDKALSIFEKAL is encoded by the coding sequence ATGTCAAAAAGCTATTTAATGAATACCTATGGAAGATTCGATGTTACATTTGAGAAAGGAGAAGGCACAAAGCTATATGATAAAGAGGGAAATGAATACCTAGATTTTGTATCTGGTGTAGCTGTAAATTGTTTAGGACATTGTAATCCAGTTATTGTGAACACAATTAAAGAACAAAGCAGCAAATTAATGCATATATCAAATTATTATTGGAACGAAAATGCTATGAAATTAACTGAAATTTTATGTAAAAATAGTGATTTTGATAAAGTTTTTATGTGTAATAGTGGTACAGAAGCAATTGAAGCAGGACTTAAACTTGCAAGAAAGTATGGAAGTATACATGGGGGGGAAGAAAAGAAGGAAATTATCTATATGGAAAATTCTTTTCACGGAAGAACAATGGGGGCTCTTTCGGTTACAGGTCAACCTAAATATCAAGAAAGTTTTAGACCTTTAATTGGTGATGTAAAAAGTGTTAAATTTAATGACGAACAAGATATAAAAATCAAAATAAGCAAAAATACAGCAGCTGTTATAGTTGAACCTATTCAAGGTGAGGGTGGCATAATTCCAGCTAAAAAAGAATATTTAAAGCTTCTTAGAGAATTGTGTGATGAAAACGGTGCTGTTTTAATATTTGATGAAGTACAATGTGGTATGGGAAGAACAGGAAAGCTGTTTGCTTATGAAAAATTTGGAGTAGTACCAGATATAGTGTGTATAGCAAAAGCTTTAGGTGGAGGTTTTCCAATAGGAGCAATGGTTGCAAAAGAAAATGTGGCAGCTTCTTTTGTACCAGGAGATCACGGAAATACATATGGAGGAAATCCGCTTGCGTGTGCAGTTGCCACTTCTGTGTTAGGTGAGCTTATAGATAAAAAAATTATTGAAGTGAATGTTAATGAAAAAAGTGGATACTTATTCGATAAATTAAAAAAATTGAAAGAAAAATATCACATTATAAGTGATGTTAGAGGTATGGGACTTTTAGTTGGAGTAGAAATAAAGTCAGATATTAAAAAAATAATAAATACATGTTTTGAAAATAAGCTTTTACTAATTACAGCAGGGGCGAATGTAATAAGATTTTTACCACCACTAAATGTAAGTTTTGAAGAAATAGATAAAGCATTAAGCATATTTGAAAAAGCATTGTAA